The Papilio machaon chromosome 2, ilPapMach1.1, whole genome shotgun sequence genome segment ATGCGATTGGCCGCGTAACGTTGGCTGTGATGCCACCGGTGCAGTCATCGACAGGGGAGAAGAACTTGAACGACTAAGCGAAAGACAAAGAGATCCACCTCCGCCGCCGCCCCCGCGACGCACGCCTGCCCCGCCGCCGCCGAGAGCCCAACCTAACCCTGTCATTACATCTAGGGGCCAACCTAAATATAATAGACAAGAGTATGAAAaggtaaacataaaataattcttaatgaaattcgtaatttcacaaaaaaaatactcattttcttgtttataacCTTTAGCAACAACAGTTGTATGCAGAAGTAGACGATTTACCACCCGTTGAGGAATTGGAAAGCGACAGACAGCAACGGGTTTACCGTGGACAACCATCCACCATCGGACAGGTTCAAAAGGATAGGGATGGTTATAGAAGTGAATCTATTAGTTCCGGAAGAACACTCAATTCTAACATTATTCCTGCATCAATTTCACAAAGTAGTGGCAAATTTGGATCGTTTTCATTCGGGACACAGGTAGATGACAGAAGAACTGCAACAATTACTCCAGCTCCTCAAACTTAtaggtaatttaattattctacttagtatatattttctaGTTACTTTGAATCATGacgaataaattttcaatatttgacTAATAAGAAATGAAACTGAAGAAttcaattaactttattatttcagaGTTGACAGTGACATTTTTGACTCTTCTCAGGACAGAGACAAAGACATCgagacaaataaaataagtactgatgacaaaataacaaagacaCTTGTAAGAAGAAAAAGAGACGTTGATAGGACACAAACTAATTTGACAATTGCAGACAAAATGTCTGAAAAAAGCGATAGTGATGAAGTTATTGAATACGTTGACTATAACATTGAAACAAAACCAGTAAAATATGACAATGGTGATGACCAGATTATGACCGATAGAGATAAAAGACAAGttcgttatattttaaaaaatggttACAAAcctgaaaaacaatttttaaatttaccacATTTTAGTCAATATAATCCTAATTTACAAAGACCTCGTTACCACAATACACAAAGCGACAATTTTAATACAGGAAGTCGAAAGCCCTATTCTATAGAAAGTAATTTCTTCTCAACTGTAAGTCCCTTTTTATCCTATCCAGCCGAAGATTCACAATCCCAGAGACCATTTAAACCGAGTCTACCCGATCCATTTAACCAGAAATTTCGTCAAAATCCTGTAAACACTCaagttattacaaaaagtCCACCCATTTCGTCGTTGAATAACAAGGAAAATCCGTTTTCATCTTTGTCTGGTGGTTTTTACAATAATGCTCCTAAGGGTCAatacaacaataacaataatcaaaataacgGCCAATATATTACTCAACCGCGACCATCTTTTAATCCTACTATGGTCACAGATTCTTTTCAATTACCAAGTATAGCGGTTACTATGAAACCAATTCAACATTCCACTTTTTCTCCGAAATATCGGCATCCTTCAAATCAAGAGCTACTCGTACATAATCAACACGTTAACGACGAAagacataataaaaatcatcaagATAAAGACCGCCCACAAAAACCATCCCAAGAAGAAGATTATGAGGACAATTATGAATCAAATGAAAGTGACGAAACGTCTGATGAAGAGGATGATCAGGAATTTAAGCATGATTTTCCAGATCCGCCGTACTATTTCACACACCCCAAGAATAAATATGCTAATATAGAGAATCCCTTCGCTAGGCCAGACTTTGACTTcgatacatatttaagtaaattacaaaatgatcATTATTCAGCTTTAGGAGTGACCTCCGCTAAACCTAATAATATTCAACCTAGTAGCTACAAAACCACTAAAATGCCTTTAGAAGTAACGACCTTACCATATAAAAATTCTATGAGACATTCAACTACACTGAATTATAAAGGCGTCAATACCCCTCGTCCCTTCACCGTTACAAATATCCCCAAAAGTACTAGCGGCTTTGTTAGCAATTCCAAAGAAATCGCACAATTTTCACAATTTACAACGAAAccacttctaataaaacaaactgaaAAACTTCCACTTAATGAAAACTTGTACAATAGGGACATTCGACCATCTTCACAACCTGCAGGAAATATCCTTCCTAAACTTAAGCCACCTAATTTCACAGACGAGCGTCAATTGCCTATCACATATAGTTTTAGTAGACCAAACGAAAGTAATAATCGTCCATATAATGTTTCAACAtaccaaaataacaatttagttTCACAAATTccacaaatttttataactagcaCTGGATCGTCTTTTAATTTCGATCAAAACGAACGACCACGAAAACCTGAAAATTTAAACGTACGACCTATTTCAACTGTTACTCCTTTTACAATCACAATACAACCTACTAGGTCTTACAATTCAGGTATGAAGCAATCTACGCCTAAAACTATAACGACCGCCAAGGAACAGCTGAACACCTTACAACAATTTTGGAATAATCcagtaaatgaaaaatttgttGTTCAGTCGACTTATAGACCAAGCACGGAGTCCTTATTACACGATATACGACCGTTGCAACCTAATAAAATGTCAACTAAATTGCCATTGAAATCTTATACTCTATATAGTAGTACACCAAAACCATTCGTAAGTAGTACAATTAAAAGTCCCAGTAAACGTAGGCCAATTCCTAAACCCTCCCCCGAAATGAATGATTACTATTACGACGACGAAGACGAGCAATACTATTACGAGCCAATTGTTAAACCTAAATACATGCCAAGCTCTGAAATCAAACCACGGCGTCCTGCGATGGCCCAAAACTATCATGAATATGAAGACAATTACGACGAACTTTCGTCGAATTTAACACAGGGAAGACTTGTAACAAAACGTCCGATTAAATATGCTATGTACACAACGGAACCGGCACcaataaatcaaaatgataTATCGGCGGTATCAAAATCGCCATACAGAGAATCAGATAAATATTCGGTGGGTAAAATGACAACTTTTCCACCACGAAACCAAACTGTGCCTTTGAGAAAACCGATACGTAATCATAATGGACCTTCTACAATGAGTCctccaaaatatttaaatcagacTACGTTGAGACCATACACAGTGAGACATAGATTAGCTAAGCCTATggataaatacaataatttggACCATCAAAAGAATGCTAGGGATAGACATCCAAACATTGTAGCTCAGATGCTTACCACACCCCACGACAGCTACAACCAAGAGACTAGACAAACAAAAACTAAGCATGACGACAAATCTAACAGGTAAACGAAACAAATTACGGTAGacattaactattttttaaatatgtctatTTTGTAAATAGCGAAATAAAACTACTAACAAGAAGAAAACTTCAACTACTAAATCGAACTTCTTTCCGACAATATACTGACTTTGACCGTTAGACAAAATTATGACATGACTTGATTTTTCAATCTTGCTTTCAACTCagagaaagaaataaactatgaaagatttttttagctTGGAACCAACCGAGAGTATTACCCCGTCATCTTATTCGCCAAGTCCACGACCTAAAATGCTCTACAATGGATCACAAAGCTATAGTCCAGATCAATTTGATCCTTTCTACGCTGTTTACGACGAAGATGGCGAACTTTACAAAGATACAGGTAAGACTTGAGTTtagaattacaatatttaagattaactaacaaacaaaaaaaaaacaacatttatcaCAAAAAACGATCCTCTAATACTGTTATGAATtacctttaatcaaatttatctataatttttgTCGACAGATTATGTTCAACAATATAACACTGCATCTATACGACCTGTAGTGCAGCAAACGTACCGAGGTACTCCTCCGCCGTCTCGCAGACCTGTCGAAACTTATACAGCCAGACCTGTATCTTCTGATGATTACGACGATGCCCTTATTCAAGGACAGGTATAACTTTAGAACCACACAATAAACAATCTTgtgtaaattgattttaattaacttttacattGCAGATAAATACACAAAATCAATATCAACCACCCGTTCGTCATTCGACaaggtaaagtttttttttttattttgcttctAATGGACAATaaccttaattttaatttgacagtaaCATAATTTAGTCACACTCTATatgctatttaattaaaacgattCAGGGGCGAAGGTAATGAATTGGGCTACGAACATAACCCGAGCAGCGTGCGGACGACTGTTTATGAAGCTACTTCTAAGCGCACTCCTCCTACTACGACTAGCACTACCACAACCACGACCACGACTACCACGACTACCACCACAACCACACAACGCCCTACTACTGCACTCTTCACAGAAGCAATGACTCCGTCTCGATTTAGTTCAAGGTActacaaaagataaataaaaaagaaagttaatATGCAATCTATTTCATGCTTATCATTGtgttaaaattcattaatacaTTCATGTTTCACTTTTAGTTCATTTGtacattgtaattaatatttgttttcataatttaaaatgcaacCTTTGAACTGATGACTAATAACTAACCATTCATTAATTTTCGTTTACTTACATGTTTTTCTTCTTGTTCTTCCTCTTCTCTTTCATAATTctatgtatgtttgaaggttgTGTTGAGGTAGTAGATAACAAATATCTTTctataaattgaatatatatatttatccaaAATTAGTCGACGTTCCACTGCAACAAGCTTTTGTggtatcttttaaattttgagtGCAACACTATGTATACtgttttaaagtttgtttaacaaaattaatactttttaagatttactttcgacatacaattttataagcgataattaacacatattaaaatttaaatctattagAATGTAAGCTTCTTGTATTTGTACACTTATTAACAATAGTTATATTGATTGGTTTCTTAGTGAGCTTATtggcaactgatgttgttagAGCTTAAATCAGATAGTTTTCTTTTGCTTTGTATTCAACAGATTATCTGCAGATGAACGTCCCGTTACTACCTCGTCCCCGAATACCTTAAATACAACCAGTACCACTTATCCTACTCCTCCACAAGTCATCAATTTTTCATCCCGTGCTAAACCTTTTCGAAAGACTGATAACTCACGTAGGTTCGAAGACTCTTCGGCGACGACTGAGAGACTGCCGACGCGTAGACTTTCTACTCCGAGGACTAATAGCAACAGTAAGGATGATGTCAAGTTAGTACggttaaatgataataaaaaatcgtcTACATTAACAACAGGATTTTCTATcagaagaaatacaaatagtaGTAAAAATGCGTACACTCTAACACTTATAACCAGACCTTACGACGATAACCCAACTTCACAAAAGGTGATTGATTACGAAGTTCGCCCGAGTGAAAATGATTCAAAAAGATTTTACTATAGTACTAATAACGACAACATTGCAGAGCCAGTCAACGCAAAAGTACTAGTTGATAGCTATAACGTTGAAACCACTTCCATTAATCCATCAAAAAGTAGAAAAACTAGGTTGCCCTCCGTCAAAACTAATGTAAAGGAAATAAACGATGACGTCATATTGGAACACAGAAACGAAAGGCATAGAATAAGAATAAATACTACACCTGTTACCGttgagaaaacaaaatattacctTAAAAATGCTAGACGGCCGGTAACTGTTTCCTCAACCTCAGAAACATTTAAAGAATCTACAgaaaatgcaataaattacAATGACCATAGTAATGATGAACCAATTATAGCTAATGACACAGTGCCATTTCTTACTGAAAATGTAGACAGTTTAGTGGTTGAAGATTCTCCTTCAGAAGTTGTTGACGATAAAATTGAAGAACCGTTAGTGTCTCCCTACAAAAGTTTAGATAATTTAAGGAACTCGTATGTAGATGATTCTATAAATGATTACACTTCTAGTTCGACATCAACCTCGACGTATACAACTACACTAAAAGACTTTGATCAAATAAAAGGTAGCATAAACAAATATTCGTCGCGGAACCCATcttattatagttataatttaaacgacGAAATTGTACCAGACCATACAACTGAAGTATTTAGCGGCAAAGTAAGGAATGTAATTCAAGcattctttaataatttagcGTCTAATTCAAGAAATACAGAAGAAATATTTTCCACAACCACCAAAACCACAACTACACCAGAAAACGTAGTTAATATAGGATATCAGAAAAAAGTATCGAAATATATTGAGGATAAACCAATTagaagtaatataaaatatttgcaaattttaaCGGAACCAAGTGTTAGTAGATTCATTCCTCCCAGTGTCGCTGCACTTTCTTTTACCGAATCTTACGACAGTATCCAAAAAGATTCATTATTAGATGATATTTCTACAGCATCTTATATTACTACTACTCCAGCATATCATATTAATCCAGAAACAACaattaaagaaatagaaaatattaaaataaataagaaaccCATAGATTCGAAATTCCGAAAAATTGTATCTAGTTCATCTCCCTTTGATAATtctcataaatataaagacatTATCAATGGAAGGCAACCCACTAAGGAAAGCGTTTTTTCAACTGTACCAAATATCGATCTTGTTATGGAAACAACTAAACCTACACTAATAGACGAAGAACCAATCTCCACCACAACTGAGACAGAGCAATATCAACTTTTACCGGTTCTACCTGATGTTGCTTCAACGACAAGTACTACTAAATCGACTACGACCGCAAAACTTGTGACGAAAACGACTACTAAAAGCTTATCCTTCCCGACACGAGCCTCTCGTGTTAATCCTGCTATAAAGTTAGCCGCGGCAAATCTTGGAGGTGGGCGCAGGAGTTACCAATCGTCGACCAATTGCTCAACAGACAACAGTCTGCAAGCCAATCCAAAATGCAACGAAATCAAATACCAGAGGTACATAGCTCGCCGCCCAGTAGTCAATGCAGCctgatgtttaaatatttacctgAATAATGGACGGTGGAGGCTTTGTTTAAATGTCCTCATTTTCTGCCTCGCGAAGTAACTAGCATGAGATTACAATATCCTTTAAAACCGTTTAATGGCACCTACTGCTAAATTCTGTCGCTTGTCATTCTATTCTCATTGGGGGACTTCAAACTGGTTGAATTGAATTTGTATCATTTGAATTGTTAACTCCTGACGTGGCCATTTCCGTTCTGAGGATTTTAGTCAATGTTttacatgttttgttttgaaactAGAATGTATTGGTAGTaatgataaaatgaaatgtaaaagttCCTCAATGCCTGTATTTGCACCTCATTGCATTCCATTCATTAGATGATTTAGTTAGAATATGCACAGTATCAcaatcaataattataatccTAGTTTGCTGAAAGTTTTATGTTCTCATTGCATGAACAAGGAATGTTTAATACCATCAAATGGTTACTCGATCCAATTACCCATGTGATTGATCGGCAGTAACTTATATTTACTAAGCTTAGATTaacttaagttttaaaactatactGGAATATAAAGGAAACGAATGAAGAACTAAATGCATCAAATAATGATTCCGATTGCTTCTCTTTAAATTCACGCGTACTAATGTCGATGTATTTAACGAACAACTGATTggatacttttaaatttgacaGACCTAGCAGCACGCGTGGTCGAGGGTCGGCACATTACTCCACACTGAGCGGCTCTGAGGCGCCGCAGCAACAAACCAACAGAGGAACACCACCAACGTTAGAACGAATTCATTTTCTTATTAGTCTTCCTGTAATACATGCGTTTATAGTCAAAACTCTCCTTTATTCCCTTGATATGGAACGACAATCTATACCAACTAAATTCATATTtgctcattaaatttcataaaataatatgataaatacCTCTCTAATAACTAGCAAGGGAACGAGGAAAATAAGTATACGTAAGTGAAAAATCTGAGAATGAGAATTATTGAAACATTGGATGGTAAGTCGTCCTGGATCAGTGATGTTTTGCCAGATATTACTACTGAGGAACATCAACTAATCACAAAGTACTTGGTCGTTGTTgcacataattaaaattcatattgaCGAAAGTAATTAAAGTATAGAAATCTTTATTaccttcatttttataatgtattaatatGTAGCTAGTATCAATATATagcttttcttttttcttgctaaaattttaattatcaacatTTCCGAGCAGCCGCAGTCGCCCGACCCTCAAACCCTCTACAGCAATCGTTTCCGAAACAAAGTTTGTTGACATCTACGCGTACCCTGCACGCCGGCCTGCCCCAGTCTACCCCCAGCCCACGCCAGACAAGACCGCCGCCAAGTGCCGCAAAGACGTTTGCCTCTTACCAGACTGCTCTTGCGGTGGCAAAGACATTCCTGGTACGTTATTCGTTAAATGTTATTGTGTTCAGGTTTCTTATTTAGTCGAAGTTTCTaagtgtaaattataaaacatcattAACCAAATGTCGTCCACTGCTGGACATCTCCAAAGAATTAATCACTAGTCCATCTGCCTGTTTCTAAGGACACTACTTATGTCCTGGGGCAGTTTACGTGATACGATAATGTGGATTGACTAAGAGccctattatttttgttttattatgatgCCCACTGTGAGATACCACGcttctgaaattaaattgcacttcttttaaaattactggCTACTTTAGGAAATTTACCCGTCGAGGAAGTGCCTCAAATGGTTCTTATCACATTCGATGACGCTGTGAATGATTTGAATAAGATGTACTACGAAGAGCTTTTCGAAAATGGACGGGTCAATCCTAACGGATGTCCGATATCCTCAACTTTCTATGTATCTCATGAGTGGACCGACTATAGCCAAGTACAAAACCTGTATGCCGATGGCCACGAATTTGCGTCACACACAATATCGTAAGTCTACGAGATCTACATCTACTGGGCCTTCTGCATCTTGGTTTCTTCTGCAACAATCTAAAAGTCGAACATTATTTGAACAATTATGAGTACAGAAAATGTTTGGCTTTTCAACTACACTAACGATTCTTGGCCATCTATACTggtacttatatataaaataactagtttTGTTATCAACAATGTTTGGTTTTattctaattaatatttttcttttgtttttcttttccttCCTCTATACCTATCGTATATTACCTCTTCCTGGCACTCTCGGTACCAATAACCAAATGCACGATCATTTACCTACACCCCGCGGCGAAACAGGTGACTTACCGGTGGAGAGTGTGCCTCAGATAGTCCTGCTGACATTTGACGATTCCGTTAACGACCTGAACAAAGTTCTGTACTCGGATCTGTTTGAGAAAGGTCGCGTAAACCCAAACGGTTGCCCGATTAGTGCCACATTTTATGTGTCACACGAATGGACCGATTACAGTCAAGTACAGAACCTTTACGCTTCGGGACATGAGATGGCATCGCATACAATCTCGtaagttttgaaatataataaatgcaccATCTCGTAGTAGTTGcacacattttatatgttaatattatttatttctatatacttCATTATAATAGCTATAAATtttccttataatattaactttcatttatttccattttaaCCGCATACTAACTTTTGTCGTATTTCAACAACGGAAAATTAATAAGCTGTTCCCAAATTTCAGTCACAGTTTTGGAGAACAATTCTCTCAAAAGAAATGGAACCGAGAAGTGGGAGGACAAAGGGAAATTTTGGCGGCTTATGGTGGGGTGAAATTGGAAGACATTCGTGGTATGCGAGCCCCCTTCCTTTCTGTAGGCGGCAACAAAATGTTCAAAATGTTGTACGACTCAAACTTTACTTACGACTCGTCGCTACCAgtgtatgaaaataaaccGCCGAGCTGGCCGTACACTCTTGACTACAAGTTGTTCCATGACTGTATGATTCCGCCTTGCCCCACTAAATCGTACCCAGGTAAGTTTACCTTTTTAATTAGATTCTTCTGTATTTTAccaaaaaactgtaaaaaactgtctaagtatttataagtaacttGAATACTCTTCTCCTAAGAAACACACTAATTCGCTTCTTTGGAgataaatcaaaaattctaAAAGCAA includes the following:
- the LOC106716919 gene encoding uncharacterized protein LOC106716919 isoform X5, translated to MRSFGLAALFAFAILTGCLGARERSRQRSGPARSAPAAASIKREVDFDCPEEFGYYPHPTDCTLYYVCVFGGALLESCTGGLMYSHELQTCDWPRNVGCDATGAVIDRGEELERLSERQRDPPPPPPPRRTPAPPPPRAQPNPVITSRGQPKYNRQEYEKQQQLYAEVDDLPPVEELESDRQQRVYRGQPSTIGQVQKDRDGYRSESISSGRTLNSNIIPASISQSSGKFGSFSFGTQVDDRRTATITPAPQTYRVDSDIFDSSQDRDKDIETNKISTDDKITKTLVRRKRDVDRTQTNLTIADKMSEKSDSDEVIEYVDYNIETKPVKYDNGDDQIMTDRDKRQVRYILKNGYKPEKQFLNLPHFSQYNPNLQRPRYHNTQSDNFNTGSRKPYSIESNFFSTVSPFLSYPAEDSQSQRPFKPSLPDPFNQKFRQNPVNTQVITKSPPISSLNNKENPFSSLSGGFYNNAPKGQYNNNNNQNNGQYITQPRPSFNPTMVTDSFQLPSIAVTMKPIQHSTFSPKYRHPSNQELLVHNQHVNDERHNKNHQDKDRPQKPSQEEDYEDNYESNESDETSDEEDDQEFKHDFPDPPYYFTHPKNKYANIENPFARPDFDFDTYLSKLQNDHYSALGVTSAKPNNIQPSSYKTTKMPLEVTTLPYKNSMRHSTTLNYKGVNTPRPFTVTNIPKSTSGFVSNSKEIAQFSQFTTKPLLIKQTEKLPLNENLYNRDIRPSSQPAGNILPKLKPPNFTDERQLPITYSFSRPNESNNRPYNVSTYQNNNLVSQIPQIFITSTGSSFNFDQNERPRKPENLNVRPISTVTPFTITIQPTRSYNSGMKQSTPKTITTAKEQLNTLQQFWNNPVNEKFVVQSTYRPSTESLLHDIRPLQPNKMSTKLPLKSYTLYSSTPKPFVSSTIKSPSKRRPIPKPSPEMNDYYYDDEDEQYYYEPIVKPKYMPSSEIKPRRPAMAQNYHEYEDNYDELSSNLTQGRLVTKRPIKYAMYTTEPAPINQNDISAVSKSPYRESDKYSVGKMTTFPPRNQTVPLRKPIRNHNGPSTMSPPKYLNQTTLRPYTVRHRLAKPMDKYNNLDHQKNARDRHPNIVAQMLTTPHDSYNQETRQTKTKHDDKSNSLEPTESITPSSYSPSPRPKMLYNGSQSYSPDQFDPFYAVYDEDGELYKDTDYVQQYNTASIRPVVQQTYRGTPPPSRRPVETYTARPVSSDDYDDALIQGQINTQNQYQPPVRHSTRPSSTRGRGSAHYSTLSGSEAPQQQTNRGTPPTRSRPTLKPSTAIVSETKFVDIYAYPARRPAPVYPQPTPDKTAAKCRKDVCLLPDCSCGGKDIPGDLPVESVPQIVLLTFDDSVNDLNKVLYSDLFEKGRVNPNGCPISATFYVSHEWTDYSQVQNLYASGHEMASHTISHSFGEQFSQKKWNREVGGQREILAAYGGVKLEDIRGMRAPFLSVGGNKMFKMLYDSNFTYDSSLPVYENKPPSWPYTLDYKLFHDCMIPPCPTKSYPGVWEVPMVMWQDLNGGRCSMGDACANPPEAEGVYKMLLKNFDRHYTTNRAPFGLFYHAAWFTQPHHKEGFIMFLDYINKMKDVWIVTNWQALQWVRDPTPISRLNNFQPFQCNYPDRPKKCNNPKVCNLWHKSGVRYMRTCQPCPEIYPWTGKTGIKSSRIDNEIDE
- the LOC106716919 gene encoding mucin-5AC isoform X6 translates to MRSFGLAALFAFAILTGCLGARERSRQRSGPARSAPAAASIKREVDFDCPEEFGYYPHPTDCTLYYVCVFGGALLESCTGGLMYSHELQTCDWPRNVGCDATGAVIDRGEELERLSERQRDPPPPPPPRRTPAPPPPRAQPNPVITSRGQPKYNRQEYEKQQQLYAEVDDLPPVEELESDRQQRVYRGQPSTIGQVQKDRDGYRSESISSGRTLNSNIIPASISQSSGKFGSFSFGTQVDDRRTATITPAPQTYSLEPTESITPSSYSPSPRPKMLYNGSQSYSPDQFDPFYAVYDEDGELYKDTDYVQQYNTASIRPVVQQTYRGTPPPSRRPVETYTARPVSSDDYDDALIQGQINTQNQYQPPVRHSTRGEGNELGYEHNPSSVRTTVYEATSKRTPPTTTSTTTTTTTTTTTTTTTTQRPTTALFTEAMTPSRFSSRLSADERPVTTSSPNTLNTTSTTYPTPPQVINFSSRAKPFRKTDNSRRFEDSSATTERLPTRRLSTPRTNSNSKDDVKLVRLNDNKKSSTLTTGFSIRRNTNSSKNAYTLTLITRPYDDNPTSQKVIDYEVRPSENDSKRFYYSTNNDNIAEPVNAKVLVDSYNVETTSINPSKSRKTRLPSVKTNVKEINDDVILEHRNERHRIRINTTPVTVEKTKYYLKNARRPVTVSSTSETFKESTENAINYNDHSNDEPIIANDTVPFLTENVDSLVVEDSPSEVVDDKIEEPLVSPYKSLDNLRNSYVDDSINDYTSSSTSTSTYTTTLKDFDQIKGSINKYSSRNPSYYSYNLNDEIVPDHTTEVFSGKVRNVIQAFFNNLASNSRNTEEIFSTTTKTTTTPENVVNIGYQKKVSKYIEDKPIRSNIKYLQILTEPSVSRFIPPSVAALSFTESYDSIQKDSLLDDISTASYITTTPAYHINPETTIKEIENIKINKKPIDSKFRKIVSSSSPFDNSHKYKDIINGRQPTKESVFSTVPNIDLVMETTKPTLIDEEPISTTTETEQYQLLPVLPDVASTTSTTKSTTTAKLVTKTTTKSLSFPTRASRVNPAIKLAAANLGGGRRSYQSSTNCSTDNSLQANPKCNEIKYQRPSSTRGRGSAHYSTLSGSEAPQQQTNRGTPPTRSRPTLKPSTAIVSETKFVDIYAYPARRPAPVYPQPTPDKTAAKCRKDVCLLPDCSCGGKDIPGDLPVESVPQIVLLTFDDSVNDLNKVLYSDLFEKGRVNPNGCPISATFYVSHEWTDYSQVQNLYASGHEMASHTISHSFGEQFSQKKWNREVGGQREILAAYGGVKLEDIRGMRAPFLSVGGNKMFKMLYDSNFTYDSSLPVYENKPPSWPYTLDYKLFHDCMIPPCPTKSYPGVWEVPMVMWQDLNGGRCSMGDACANPPEAEGVYKMLLKNFDRHYTTNRAPFGLFYHAAWFTQPHHKEGFIMFLDYINKMKDVWIVTNWQALQWVRDPTPISRLNNFQPFQCNYPDRPKKCNNPKVCNLWHKSGVRYMRTCQPCPEIYPWTGKTGIKSSRIDNEIDE